CGTCGAGGAAGCCTTCGCTGCGACTGTATTCGCGGATCGACCAGGCGTTTTCCCAGGTCTTGCGATTGATCGTCTCCATCCGGTGCATGGCGGTCTCCAGTCTAGATCTGGACGAAAGCTAACACTTATGGCGGTCCGCTTCGGGAGAGAGTTAATAAAGGGTTAATTTCAGGATCGGGCTTCAGTGATGCGTTAAGCAAAAGAAGACCAGACGGCGCTCCCTCTCGACTCCCCATTGGCCCTCCGCCCCCTTGATTGTCTGTCGAACTGTTCAACAAAAGCACTTGGATGTGACACAGTGCTGATTTACAGGATGCTGCAACGTTGCAGATCGAGAACCGTTAGGCGGCCTCTTGAGCTCTCAGGTGTCCTTGTGATCTTGAATGGCAACGCTCCGCTTCGGGGCGGTGAATTCGACCGAGTGTGGGATAGAAGACATGAGATGGAAGCGCACACTTCAACTGCTCGATGTGCATGCCGAGGGTGAAATCGGCAGGGTCGCCACCGGTGGCGTCCCGAAGATCCCGGGTGAGACCGTGGCGGATCAGTTGCTCTGGCTAAACACGGACCCGAAGGGTGAGGCGCTCCGGCGCATGCTCGTGCTGGAACCTCGCGGTGCGCCGATTGGCTCCGTCAACCTGCTGTTGCCGCCGAAGAACCCGGCGGCCGATGCGGCCTTCGTCATCCTACAGCCGGACCAGGCCCATGCGAGCTCGGGCTCCAATTCCATCTGCGTCACGACAGCACTTCTCGAAAGTGGCATGGTCGAGATGCAGGAGCCGGAGACGATCGTGATGCTGGAAACAGCGGCCGGACTCGTCAAGGCGACGGCCACCTGTCGCGACGGGCGCTGCGAGCGGGTGAAACTCACCATGGTCCCCTCCTTCGTCCACGACCTGGATGTTTCGCTCGAGACCGAGCAATGGGGTCGCATCACCTTCGACCTGAGCTATGGCGGCATTTTTTATGCGCTGGTCGATGTCGATCAGGTGGGACTGACCATCGAAAAGGGCAATGCAAGGGCGCTGGTCGAAGCCGGCATGATCCTCAAGGAGGAAATCAACCGGAAGATCCCGGTGGTTCATCCCGAAATCCCGGCAATCTCGGGCGTGGCCTATGTGATGTTCCGCGATGTCGATCCCGATGGCGCGATCCGCACATGCACGACCATGTGGCCGGGA
This DNA window, taken from Peteryoungia algae, encodes the following:
- a CDS encoding 4-hydroxyproline epimerase, translated to MRWKRTLQLLDVHAEGEIGRVATGGVPKIPGETVADQLLWLNTDPKGEALRRMLVLEPRGAPIGSVNLLLPPKNPAADAAFVILQPDQAHASSGSNSICVTTALLESGMVEMQEPETIVMLETAAGLVKATATCRDGRCERVKLTMVPSFVHDLDVSLETEQWGRITFDLSYGGIFYALVDVDQVGLTIEKGNARALVEAGMILKEEINRKIPVVHPEIPAISGVAYVMFRDVDPDGAIRTCTTMWPGRVDRSPCGTGNSANLATLHARGKVKVGDVMLSRSIIGSEFEVGLAAVSEVAGRPAVIPTISGRGFTFGLHQVALDPFDPFEHGFALTDVWGPSSGSIG